The DNA window TGGATGTCCCTGGATCCTATACTTCGGCCGCTGGAGTGACCCCGAGGTCATTGAGCTTGGCACGGATCTCGGTGACCGGTCGCTTCAGCTTCAGGCTGATCACCGATACCGGGATGCCCTCTCGGGCAAGGGACAGAAGCGCTTGAACGGATTCGTAGTTCCAGTTTTCTCCGACAGGGCTCATGGCAGGCATCTCCATGCGAATGAAGCGCAAGCGTCTGCCGCAAGTGAGGCGAGATCATGAAAAAGAATGCTTGGGAAATCTGTCCGCCGCAACCTTAGCCGAAGCTGTGCGTTCCTTGTGGAGGCAACGCAGACTAAGGACCGCATCATGAGCATTATCTGGACCATCATCATCGGCTTCGTGGCTGGTGTGATCGCAAAGTGGATCATGCCTGGCCGCAACGAGCCGTCGGGCTTCATTTTGACGACCATCCTCGGCATCGTGGGTGCAGTCGTGGCGACCTATCTTGGCCAGGCTCTGGGCTGGTACCGGGCCGACGAGGGGGCAGGGTTCATCGGGGCGATCGTCGGAGCGATTATCGTCCTCTTCATCTACGGCCTGATCGCCGGACGTCGTTCCACGTCGTCGTACTGATTTCTTCCGATCTCAACGCCAAGGGCCACAGCAGCGCTGCTGTGGCC is part of the Microvirga terrae genome and encodes:
- a CDS encoding GlsB/YeaQ/YmgE family stress response membrane protein translates to MSIIWTIIIGFVAGVIAKWIMPGRNEPSGFILTTILGIVGAVVATYLGQALGWYRADEGAGFIGAIVGAIIVLFIYGLIAGRRSTSSY